GGTCGGCCACGGCGCGGGCGATGTCCACGGCGCCTGGGCTGTCACCGTGCACGCACAGGGAGTCGGCCTCGACGAGGATCTCGGTGCCGTCCACGGCCTCGATCGGTTCGCCTCGGGCGATGCGCAGGCAGCGGGCGGCGATGGCCTCGGGGTCGTGCAGGACGGAGCCTGGTTCGCGGCGTGAGACGAGGGTGCCCTGCGGGGTGTAGGCGCGGTCAGCGAAGGCCTCGCGGTAGGTGCGCAGGCCCGCTTTCTCTGCTTTCTCCAGGAAGCGTGAGCCGGGCAGGCCGAGGACGGGGAGGTCGGGGTCGAAGGCGCGGACGGCCTCGACGACCGCGGCGGCCTGGTCCTCGTGGTGGACGATCGCGTTGTACAGGGCTCCGTGCGGCTTGACGTAGCGGATGCGGTCCCCGGTCAGTGCGGTGAAGGCGGACAGGGCGCCGAGCTGGTAGAGCACTTCGTCGGTGAGTTCGGCGGGGGGCACGTCCACGAAGCGGCGACCGAACCCGGCGAGGTCCCGGTAGGCCACGTGTCCGCCGACGGCGACCCCGCGCGCGGCGGCCTCGGCTGTGGTGCGGCGCAGGACCGAGGGGTCGCCTGCGTGGAAGCCGCAGGCGACGTTGGCGCTGGTCACGATGGACAGCAGGGCCTGGTCATCGCCGAGTTCCCAGCGGCCGAAGCTCTCGCCGAGGTCGGAGTTGAGGTCGATACGCAACGTACTGCTCCTCTTTCCTGGTTCTCGTACCCGGTGGTGGTACCGGCACTCCGTTGTGCCGGTACCACCACTGTGCCGGGTGTTTCGGGGCCGTCCCGGCGGGTCTGCCGTGGCTACTGCCAGAGGGCGGCGATACCGCTCAGGGAGTTGACCGCCATGTAGGCGGTGAGCAGCCACGCCGCGACGCCGATGACGATCAGCCAGCGCGGGTAGCGGTAGCCGTCGAGCAGGGTGCGGGAGTGGCGTGCGGCCACCCACAGGAGCAGGCCCAGGCCGACCGGAAGGATCACACCGTTGAGGGCGCCCGCCATGACCAGCAGTGTGACGGGGGCCTGGCCGGAGATCAGGTAGATCGCCAGGGAGATCCCGATGAAGCCGGTGACCAGCTTGCCCTTGTGGCGTTCCAGCCACGGGGAGAACGTGGTGACGAAGGAGACGGAGGTGTAGGAGGCGCCGATCACGGAGCTGACCGCGGCCGCCCACATGATCATGCCGAACAGGCGCATGCCGACCTCTCCGGCGGCCTGGTAGAAGGCTTCGGCCGAAGGGTTGGGCGAGTCCATGATCGCTACGCCTCCCGAGACCACGCCGAGGATCGCGAGGAAGAGGAGAACCCGCATGATGCCGGTGACGATGATGCCGGTGACGGAGGTCTGGGTGATGGCGGCGATGTTCTCGCGGCCGCCCCTGCCCTGCTCGATGAGGCGGTGGGCGCCCGCGTAGGTGATGTAGCCGCCGACGGTGCCGCCGATGATGGTGATGGTGGCGAGGAAGAGGTCGCTGCTGGCCGCCTCGGGCAGCACGGACTGGCGCAGGGCCTCGCCCACCGGCGGGTTCGACACGAAGGCCACGTAGGCGGTGAGGGCGATCATGAGCACGCCGAGGACCACGAGTATGCGGTCCAGGGCCACTCCCAGGCTCTTGACGGCCAGGATGACGATCGCGACCACGGCCGAGAGGACCGCGCCGACACGCGGGTCGAGGCCGATCATGGCGTCGAGGCCCAGGCCCGTGCCGGCGATGTTGCCGATGTTGAAGACCAGGCCGCCGAAGACGATGAGGACGGCGAGCAGGTAACCGGCCCCGGGTAGCACCTTGTTGGCCAGGTCCTGGGCGCGCGTGTTCGAGACGCCGATGACCCGCCAGATGTTCAGCTGCACGGCGATGTCGACCAGGATCGAGACCAGGATCGCGAAGGCGAACGCGGCTCCGAGCTGTGCGGTGAAGGTCGTGGTCTGGGTGATGAATCCGGGGCCGACGGCGCTGGTGGCCATCAGGAACATGGCGCCGAGGAGACCGCTGCTCAGGGCTACGCGGCCGAATCGGGGGCGTACCGGCGCGGGAGCGGGTGCGGGGGGCTTGTCGCCCATGGCTTTCTCCAGTGTGGGGAGATCGAACGGTCCTGGTGACCAACATCATCGTTGGATTGTTGAACAATACTTCAATCGCGCGGGCTTGGTAAGGGGCGGGTAAGTAAAATCCCAGCGCCCCCGGTACGTAACATTGGTGGGACCACCCCGCCTGGCGCGGGCACGCACGAAGCAGTCGAAGGGGCTCACGTGACGGCGACCGAGGACCACATCGACCGGCTGCCCGCGCCCGCCCTGGCGCGGCCCACCAGCCAGGCCGAACGCGTCGCCGACCTGCTGCGCACCTTCGTCATCGACGGTGCGCTGGCCCCCGGCGTGCGCCTGTCCGAGGAGAAGCTCAGCCGCAAGTACCAGGTCTCCCGGAACACGCTGCGCGAGGCCTTCCGGCTCCTGAGCCGTGAGCGCCTGCTCGTGCACCACATGCACCGGGGGGTGTTCGTCAACCGCCCCACCAGCGAAGACGTTCGCGATCTGTTCAATGCGCGCAGGTCCCTGGAACTTCCCGCCGTGCGCGGGGCGAGCGACGCCCCGGCGGAACTGGTGCGTGCCGTGGGCGCCGCCGTCGACGAGGGCGAGCGGGCCCGGGCCGAGGAGGACTGGTGGCGGATGGGCAGCGCGAACATGCGCTTCCACGAGGCGCTCGCCGCCCTGGCGCGGAGCGAGCGGATCAACGAGTTCATGAGGCAGGTGCTGGCCGAGACCCGGCTGGTGTTCCACGTGATGGCCGCGCCCCGTGAGTTCCACGACCCCTACCTCAAGTGGAACCGGCGCATCCACCTGGCGCTGGTCGAGGGGCATGCCGAGACCGCGGCCGCCGAACTCACCGAGTACCTGGACACCTCGGAGGACCAGCTGGTCACCGCGTTCATCGAGCTGGAGCGGGGTTCCCGCACCTGAGACCGGCCCGGGGCGCGGTGGGCCGGCACCCTCTTCCGTCCGGACCCGGCCGCCCAACCGCCTGCTGCCACAGGTCCCGAAGTGCCAGAATGGTGCCCGTAATGGAACTGAACGGACGCCCCGTCAGCACGGGAGAACTCGCCGGTCTCGCCCTGTACGGCTACGGGCATTTCACGACCATGCTGGTCACGGACCTACGCGTGCGCGGTCTGGATCTGCACGTGGAGCGCCTGAGCCGGGACTGCGCGACCCTCTTCGGCACCGAACTCGACATCCCGCGCGTGCGCGAACTCGCACGCCGCTCAGCGCGTGCGCACCCCTCGCCCGCCGTGGTCCGGGTGACCGTCTACGACCCCGCCCTGGACCTGGGCCGCCCCAGTGCCCGGTCCCTGCCCCAGATCCTGGTGACGACCCGTTCGGCCCCGGGGGCCGTCCCGCCGCCGATCCACCTCGGTACCCGCCTGTTCTCACGGGACACCCCGATGGTCAAGGGCACCGGACTGTTCGGAGCGATCAGGCAACGGCGCGCGGCGCAGTTGGACGGGTTCGACGACGCCCTGTTCACGGGTGTGGACGGCCGTGTCTCCGAGGGCCCCACCTGGAACATCGGCTTCCTGGACGGGTCCGGGCTGGTCTGGCCGCAGGCCCCCTGCCTGCCCGGGGTGACGATGCGGCTGGTCGACCAGGCAGCCGAGTCGCTCGGGGTCCCGGTCTCCACCCGCCCCCTGGCGGCCGTGGCGGCCACCCGGACCGCGGGGGCCTTCGTCACCAACGCCGTCACCGGGGTCCGGCCGGTGGGCTCGATCGACGGGGTGAGCCTCCCCCGGCCGGACCTGCTCCGCAAGATCAGTCAGGCCTACCGGGAGCTTCCGGGCGAGTTGTTGTAGCGGCGGTAGCGATCAGCGGCGGGGACGCGGATACGGAGTCGGGCCGGGGCCCGTCACCGGTTCGGGCCGCCCGGCCCGGCCACCACAGGCGCGGCCCCACGTCCAGGGACAGGGCGGGGATGAGCAGCGTCCGTACCAGCAGCGCGTCCACCAGCACCCCGAAGGCCACCAGGAACGCCAGTTGCAGCAGGAAGAGCAGCGGGATCACGGCGAGCGCGGCGAAGGTCGCGGCCAGCACCACCCCGGCTGAGGTGATCACTCCTCCGGTCACCGTCAGCGCCCGCAGGACACCTTCGCGGTGTCCGCGGGTGAGGGTCTCCTCACGGGCCCGGGACATCAGGAAGATGCTGTAGTCGATCCCCAGCGCCACCAGGAACACGAAGGCGAACAGCGGCACCACCGGGTCGGCCCCGGGCAGGCCGAGGACGTGGTCGAACACCAGAGTGCCCACCCCCAGGGCGGCGGCGAACGAGAGTACGTTGGCGGCCATCAGGAGCAGTGGGGCCACCAGCGACCGCAACAGCGGGATCAGGACCAGGAAGACGACCACCAGCACCAGTGGCACGACCACGACGAAGTCCCGTTGCGCGGTCTCCAGGGTGTCGAGGTCGGTGGCGCTGACCCCGCCCACCAGGGCGTTCGCCCCCTCGATCGAACCCAGCTCGGCGCGCAGTCCGCGCACGGCCGCCACCGCCTCGGGGGATTCGGGGTCGGCGGCCAGCACCACTTCGACCAGGACGCGGCCGTCCTCCACCAGGGGCGCGGGGTCCTCGCCGGGGGCCTGGCCCGCGGGCGGCCCGGGTTCGGTGACCGGGGCGGCCCCGTCGACGTCGGGCAGGCCCTCGGCGGCGGCCACCACCTCGTCCAGGTACGCCTCGTCGGCCACCACGAGCGCGGGCGCGGCGCTGGACTCGGCGCCGAATCCGCGGGTGAGTGTTTCCTGGCCGTCCACCGCCTCGACCTGGGTGCGGAAGATCTCCGCCTGTCCGGTGCCCTGCGCGCTGAACTGGGGCGCGAACACGGCCGCGGCGATCAGCAGGGCGGTGGTGCCCAGCCAGTAGGCGCGCGGACGGCGGGCGACCGCGGCGGAGACGCGGCCCCAGAAGGGGTGCTGCCGCAGAACCTGGTCGGTGCTCTGGCCCTCCTCGTGGCGGGTGTGGTGCGGGGCGGCGGGCCAGAAGGCGGCCCGACCGCACAGGGCGAGGGCGGCGGGCAGGAAGGTCATCGCGGAGAGCATCGCGGCGGCCACCCCGATGGCGACCACGGGGCCGAGGCTGCGGGTGGAGGCGAGGTCGGCGGCGAGCAGGCAGAGCAGGCCGAGGATGACGGTTCCGCCGGAGGCGAGGACGGGTCCGGTGACGCCCCGGACCGCGGCGAGGACCGCTTCGGGCACGCGCTCGCGGGCGGCCAGTTCCTCCCGGTAGCGGGCGACGAGAAGCAGCGCGTAGTCGGTGCAGGCGCCCACGACCAGGATGAACAGGATGCCCTGGCTCTGGCCGTTGAGGCTGACCAGACCGGTGTCGGCGGCGGCGTAGACCAGTGCCCCGGAGAGTCCCAGGGCCAACAGGGAGGCGACGATCACCAGGACCGGCAGCAGGGGTGAGCGGTAGACCGCGATCAGGATGACCAGGACCGCGACGACCGCGACGACCAGCAGGGTGGAGTCGATGCCACCGAAGGCCGCCACGAGGTCGGCCGCGTACCCGGCGGGCCCGGTGACCTGGGCCTGGATTCCGGGCAGGGGGTCATCGGCCAGGAGTGCGCGCAGTTCGGCCACGGAGTCGCCGGTGTCGAAGCGTTCACCGATCGGGACGACGAGCTGGGCGACGGAGGGGTCCTCGGTGCCCGGGATCGGGCCGATGACCTGACTGGTGGCCCAGGGCTCGGCACCGATCCGCTCGGCCAGGGCGCCCGCGTCGGCGAGGTCGGTGTCGGTGAGCTCGCGGTCGGCGGACAGGACCACGATCGCGGGGACGGTGTCGCCCCGGTCGAAGTCCCCGGCGAGTTCCGCGGCTTCGGTGGACTCGGCTCCGACGGGCAGGAACGCGCCGGGGTCGTTGGTCTGGACTTCCCCGAGCTTGCCGAGGAACGCCCCCAGAGGGCCCGCACCGAGCAGCCAGATGAGGCTGACCAGCAGAGCCGCGCCGACCCACCAGCGTGATCGTCTGGGTGGCGGCTCGTGTCGTTCCCTCACGGCGGGAGTCCTTCCGGGTAGGCGGGTAGGGTCCAGAATTCTGCTAGGAATCCAAGCTTCTTGGAATCCTAGCTAATTTCCCCCATACGATAACGCACAGCCGGAGCAGGTCACGCCGGGCGGGGCCGGACCGGCCCCGCCCCGTGGTTCAGGTGCGTACGGCCGGTTCGACGGTGTCCGCCGCCCGGTCGGCGATGTTGTCGGCCATCGACCCGAAAACGATCCCGTGGAAGGGCGTGACCGCCTTCCAGTACAGGTGCCCCAGCAGACCGCGCGGATGGAACAGAGCCTGCTGGCAGTACACCGTGCGCCCGTCCTGGCTCCCCACGCGCAGCTCCAGCCAGGCCAGGCCCGGCAGGCGCATCTCGGCTCGCAGCCGCAGGAGTTCGCCGGGGACGACCTCCTCGACCCGCCAGAAGTCCAACGAGTCCCCCACCCGCAGGCGCTCGGGATCGCGGCGGCCGCGCCTGAGGCCCACCCCGCCCACCGCGAGGTCGATCCAGCCGCGCGCGGCCCAGGCGAGCGGCCACGAGTACCAACCGCGTTCACCGCCGATGCCCTCGATGACCCGCCACAGCTCCGACGGGGCGGCGTCCACGTGACGCGCCCGGCGGTCGGTGTACAGGCTGCCCCCGGCCCAGTCGGGGTCGGTGGGCAGCGGATCGGACGGTGCACTGGGCCATGCGGCGGAGGACCAGCGCGTGTCCACCCGGTCCTCGTCGATCCGCCGCAGAGCCAGACTCACCGCCTCGTCGAACCCGATCCGCTCGTGGTCGTCGAGCAGCCGGGCGAGATCGTCCTCGTCCGTCACCGAGTCGTGCCGCAACGACTCCACCAGCGGCCGGGCCACCGACGGCGGCACCGGCGTGATGAGGCCGACCCACAGGCTCGACAGCCCCGGGGACAGAACCGGTACCGGAAGGATCAGCCGGCGGACCAGCCCCGCCACGGCGGCGAACCTCTGGATCATCTGCGCGTAGCTGAGGATCTCGGGTCCGCCGATGTCGAAGGTCCGGTTGGTCTCCTCCGGCAGTTCGTCCGCGCGTACGAGCAGACGCAGCACGTCCCGAACGGCGATGGGCTGCACCCGGCTGCGCACCCACCGGGGCGTGGTCATCGCTGGAAGGCGCTCCGTCAGGTGCCGCAGCATCTCGAAGGACGCCGACCCGGACCCGAGGATGACAGCGGCGCGCAGCACCACGGCGGGCACCGGCGCCTCCAGCAGGATCCGCCCGACCTCCTCCCGCGAGGCCATGTGCTCTGACAGTTCGACGTGCTCCGGCGCCAGTCCCCCGAGGTAGACGACGCGTCCGGCCGCGGCCTCCCCCGCCGCTTCGGCGAACCGCCTCGCGCCTTCGGCGTCCGTGTTGACGAAGTCGCGGCCGCCGCCCATGGAGTGGACCAGGTAGTAGGCCACGTCCACACCGGACAGTGCCTCCAGCAGGCCCTCCCCGGAGACCACGTCGCCCCGGACCACCTCGACGCGGTCCCGCCAGGGGTGATCACGTAGTTTGTCCGGGGTCCGGGCCAGGCAGCGGACCCTGTACCCGGCGGCCAGCAGCTCCGGGACCAGACGACCGCCGATGTAGCCGCTGGCCCCCGTCACCAGGGCGAGCCGCCCCGTGGCAGCACTCATCCCCGGGACTCCTCGGCGCTGTCCTGCCGCGCCGCGGAGCGCGGACCGGGGACACCGGTGGCCGTACCCCGCGGGCCCGCGAGCCGGTTCGCCCCGTGGCCCCGAACGCGGTCCTCCCCCGTCGCACCGGTCTCCCGCCCCTCCTCGTCGGCGGAGGTCTCGGGGTGGCGGTGCCTCTGGAAGGGGTTGTCCTCCGGCAGGCCTCCGCTGAACCGGCCGTACATGCCGAAGGTCATGACCACGAGGCCGACCACGAAGCTGAAGATCACGTTGGGCATGGAGAAGGCCAGAACGTTGAAGTCCGTACTCATCAGGTAAAGGTTCACCAGCCCGCTGACCACGAAGGCCGCGCCCACCGCGACGCACACCGTGGACGCGAACTTCCCGCCCAGAATCGCCGCCCCCACCAGGAGGGAACCGATGGCGATGGAGATGAAGCTCAGTGCGCCGTTGGTGGAAAGCCCCGCGATGACCTCGCCCTGGGTGTCGAAGAGCGGCAGCCTGATCATCAGCCCCGCGCTACCGAAGCCCACCAGCACCAGTCCGGTGAGCCCGGCCCCGATGCGGTAGACGAGGTCCAGGCGCCGATCCGCCCGACGTGTGGTGTCCAGTTCCATGTCGTTGCCCCTTTCGGTGCTCTCAGGACTAGAGTCAGAGGTCAGCGGCCTGTGTCACAAGTCGCACCGATTTCGCAACGTGTTGGGGCGCCATGATGGACGCACTCAGCCCGGGGGCCACGGCACGGCTGCTCGGGATAGCACCGACCACCCTGCGCAGCTGGGACCGGCGCTACGGGGTCGGCCCTCGGGAACGCAGCCCGGGAGGGCACCGGCGTTACTCCCCCACCGATGTCGCCCGGCTCCGGGAGCTGTGCCGTCTGGTCGGCGAGGGCATGCCCGCGGCCGAGGCCGCGCGCCAGGTCCTGACCGCGCGCACCGCCGCACCGCCGATGCTCCCGGAGCCGCGAAGCGAAGTGCGGGCCGCGGCGCTGGGAACCGCCTCCCCCACGCTCCAGGGGCTGACCAGAGCCGCCATGCGGATGGATTCCGACCTCGTCGAAAGCCTTCTGCAGAAAGCCGTGGCACGTTACGGGACCGTCCTGGCCTGGGAGGACCTGGCGATGCCGCTGCTGTACGGGATGGGGCGCAAATGGGAGGAGACACAACGCCACATCGAGGTGGAGCACCTCCTCTCGTGGTGTGTGTCCTCGGTCCTGCGCCGCGTGCCCGGGCCGACTCCGCTGTCCGGCGGCCGGGACCGGCCGGTCGTCCTGGCCTGCGTACCGCACGAGATGCACAGCCTGCCGGTGGAGGCGTTGGCCGCCGCTCTGCGCGAAGCAGGGCTGGCACACCGCGTCCTGGGACCCTGCACCCCCACCGAGGCGACGGTGCGCGCCGTACGCCGGGTGGGCCCGCGCGCGGTGGTCCTGTGGTGTCACACCAGCAGCGCGCACGACTCCGAGACCCTGGTGACGACCGCGCGCAGCACGGTTTCCGCGCCTGAGCGCACAGCTCTCTACACGGCCGGGCCGGGTTGGCGGGAGGCGGGCTCCTCACTTCGGTTCGCGGACGGGCACCTCGGTTCCCTCTCCGAGGCCGTGTCCGTCCTGTCCGCCGTCAGGGACTGAAACGGGAGCTCAGGGAGTACCACAGATGGTCCGCCGTACTGAGCGCCATCGCGGCGACCGGAGTGGAACACCCCATGGCCAGTTCACGGGCGAGCCCCGACTCCCCGTCGAGGAACGCCAGCACATCACCGAAGCGGTTGGCCGAGAAGAGCCGGGTGAAGAAGTCAGCACCCGACACCCGGCCGCTGTCCAGGGCCCGCAGCATGACGGCGTCCATCGCCAGGTGGCGGGGGCGGTGCGGGACCGGCGGCACCGGTACCCGATCGTGCACCAGGGCTTCGGCTATCGCCGCGGCCTGCCGTCCCACCCCGCTGAACGTGTAACCGGTGGACGGCCTCGTCGCGCCCCCGGCGGTGCCCACCCTGAACAGGCGCCGCCCGGCGCGGGTCGCGAAGCGCGCGTCGGTCATCGGGATCCTCCCCTGTTCGGTCGCGGTGACCTCGACTTCGGGCAGGCCGGCGCGGTCGCAGTAGTCCTTGAGCGCCAGGTCGTACTCGGGAGTGGTGAGGGCGGTACGGCCGAACTCGGTGTACTCCACCAGAGCCTCGCGGGTGGACAGGGGGAGCACGTAGCCGAAGGCCACCCCGTGCCGGGGCTGAGGCGGGCGAAGGTCCATGAGCACCGCCGCGGCGGGGTCGAAGGAGTCCTCGGCCGTGCGCACGAACCAGCCGCGAAAGTGCTGGAGCAGGTGGGTGCGGCCCGCGGGCACGGGAGAGGGCGGACGCGAGTCGAACACCCAGCGCGCGGTGAGGTCCACCCGACCGCCGTCAGGCCCCAGGGCCGTGAGAGTGGCGTGGTCAGTACCGTCGGCGACCCGCTGAACGTACAGCTCCCTCTGTTCGACGTGCTCGTCCGCGGTGGCGCGTACGTGCGCCTGGACGTCGGCCGAACGAAGCATCTTGTAGACGTAGGGCGCTGCCGAGGAGCGGTACTCGGCACCGTCCGGACCCACGACCGAGAGGTCCTCCCAGCGGGCGGCCAGCAGCCGGTCCCAGGGGCCGCCGTCCGGCTCCCAGAAACACCACGTCCGGGGCGGCGGCGTGTGGGGGCCCCGGGGAGGCTCCACGAGTGCCACGCGCAGCGGGGACTCGCGTCGTTGGTTGACCTCCCCCATGCGATCGGCCAGGGTGAGCCCTGCGGCTCCGGCTCCGATGATCACCACGTCGTAGTCGGCCATGTCCACAAGCATGCCCCCTCGAAGAGCTCGGGGCTCCCCGCCCGGCCCCTGCCACCCCTGGAGGAACATTTGAACACCCCGACCGGGATGATGAAGACCGGGGCGGTGACGGACGAGTTCGACAACGCCGCCTCCGCCTACGACCGGCTGGTCGCCGCCAACCCGGGGTACCACCGGGATCTGCGCACATCGGCGCGGCGGCTGCGGCTGCCCGCCCGGGGCAAGGGCCTGCTCCTCATGGACCTGGGCTGCGGCACGGGCGCCTCCACCGCGGCCCTGCTACGCGAGTACCCGCTGGCCAGGATCGTCGGTGTGGACGCCTCCGAGGGCATGCTGAGGGCCG
This DNA window, taken from Nocardiopsis exhalans, encodes the following:
- a CDS encoding LamB/YcsF family protein, translating into MRIDLNSDLGESFGRWELGDDQALLSIVTSANVACGFHAGDPSVLRRTTAEAAARGVAVGGHVAYRDLAGFGRRFVDVPPAELTDEVLYQLGALSAFTALTGDRIRYVKPHGALYNAIVHHEDQAAAVVEAVRAFDPDLPVLGLPGSRFLEKAEKAGLRTYREAFADRAYTPQGTLVSRREPGSVLHDPEAIAARCLRIARGEPIEAVDGTEILVEADSLCVHGDSPGAVDIARAVADLLRAQGVTIAPFTADPSAPDSFTTAPSTSA
- a CDS encoding NRAMP family divalent metal transporter, coding for MGDKPPAPAPAPVRPRFGRVALSSGLLGAMFLMATSAVGPGFITQTTTFTAQLGAAFAFAILVSILVDIAVQLNIWRVIGVSNTRAQDLANKVLPGAGYLLAVLIVFGGLVFNIGNIAGTGLGLDAMIGLDPRVGAVLSAVVAIVILAVKSLGVALDRILVVLGVLMIALTAYVAFVSNPPVGEALRQSVLPEAASSDLFLATITIIGGTVGGYITYAGAHRLIEQGRGGRENIAAITQTSVTGIIVTGIMRVLLFLAILGVVSGGVAIMDSPNPSAEAFYQAAGEVGMRLFGMIMWAAAVSSVIGASYTSVSFVTTFSPWLERHKGKLVTGFIGISLAIYLISGQAPVTLLVMAGALNGVILPVGLGLLLWVAARHSRTLLDGYRYPRWLIVIGVAAWLLTAYMAVNSLSGIAALWQ
- a CDS encoding GntR family transcriptional regulator, which encodes MTATEDHIDRLPAPALARPTSQAERVADLLRTFVIDGALAPGVRLSEEKLSRKYQVSRNTLREAFRLLSRERLLVHHMHRGVFVNRPTSEDVRDLFNARRSLELPAVRGASDAPAELVRAVGAAVDEGERARAEEDWWRMGSANMRFHEALAALARSERINEFMRQVLAETRLVFHVMAAPREFHDPYLKWNRRIHLALVEGHAETAAAELTEYLDTSEDQLVTAFIELERGSRT
- a CDS encoding aminotransferase class IV family protein, with protein sequence MELNGRPVSTGELAGLALYGYGHFTTMLVTDLRVRGLDLHVERLSRDCATLFGTELDIPRVRELARRSARAHPSPAVVRVTVYDPALDLGRPSARSLPQILVTTRSAPGAVPPPIHLGTRLFSRDTPMVKGTGLFGAIRQRRAAQLDGFDDALFTGVDGRVSEGPTWNIGFLDGSGLVWPQAPCLPGVTMRLVDQAAESLGVPVSTRPLAAVAATRTAGAFVTNAVTGVRPVGSIDGVSLPRPDLLRKISQAYRELPGELL
- a CDS encoding MMPL family transporter; translation: MRERHEPPPRRSRWWVGAALLVSLIWLLGAGPLGAFLGKLGEVQTNDPGAFLPVGAESTEAAELAGDFDRGDTVPAIVVLSADRELTDTDLADAGALAERIGAEPWATSQVIGPIPGTEDPSVAQLVVPIGERFDTGDSVAELRALLADDPLPGIQAQVTGPAGYAADLVAAFGGIDSTLLVVAVVAVLVILIAVYRSPLLPVLVIVASLLALGLSGALVYAAADTGLVSLNGQSQGILFILVVGACTDYALLLVARYREELAARERVPEAVLAAVRGVTGPVLASGGTVILGLLCLLAADLASTRSLGPVVAIGVAAAMLSAMTFLPAALALCGRAAFWPAAPHHTRHEEGQSTDQVLRQHPFWGRVSAAVARRPRAYWLGTTALLIAAAVFAPQFSAQGTGQAEIFRTQVEAVDGQETLTRGFGAESSAAPALVVADEAYLDEVVAAAEGLPDVDGAAPVTEPGPPAGQAPGEDPAPLVEDGRVLVEVVLAADPESPEAVAAVRGLRAELGSIEGANALVGGVSATDLDTLETAQRDFVVVVPLVLVVVFLVLIPLLRSLVAPLLLMAANVLSFAAALGVGTLVFDHVLGLPGADPVVPLFAFVFLVALGIDYSIFLMSRAREETLTRGHREGVLRALTVTGGVITSAGVVLAATFAALAVIPLLFLLQLAFLVAFGVLVDALLVRTLLIPALSLDVGPRLWWPGRAARTGDGPRPDSVSASPPLIATAATTTRPEAPGRPD
- a CDS encoding SDR family oxidoreductase, producing the protein MSAATGRLALVTGASGYIGGRLVPELLAAGYRVRCLARTPDKLRDHPWRDRVEVVRGDVVSGEGLLEALSGVDVAYYLVHSMGGGRDFVNTDAEGARRFAEAAGEAAAGRVVYLGGLAPEHVELSEHMASREEVGRILLEAPVPAVVLRAAVILGSGSASFEMLRHLTERLPAMTTPRWVRSRVQPIAVRDVLRLLVRADELPEETNRTFDIGGPEILSYAQMIQRFAAVAGLVRRLILPVPVLSPGLSSLWVGLITPVPPSVARPLVESLRHDSVTDEDDLARLLDDHERIGFDEAVSLALRRIDEDRVDTRWSSAAWPSAPSDPLPTDPDWAGGSLYTDRRARHVDAAPSELWRVIEGIGGERGWYSWPLAWAARGWIDLAVGGVGLRRGRRDPERLRVGDSLDFWRVEEVVPGELLRLRAEMRLPGLAWLELRVGSQDGRTVYCQQALFHPRGLLGHLYWKAVTPFHGIVFGSMADNIADRAADTVEPAVRT
- a CDS encoding DUF4383 domain-containing protein, encoding MELDTTRRADRRLDLVYRIGAGLTGLVLVGFGSAGLMIRLPLFDTQGEVIAGLSTNGALSFISIAIGSLLVGAAILGGKFASTVCVAVGAAFVVSGLVNLYLMSTDFNVLAFSMPNVIFSFVVGLVVMTFGMYGRFSGGLPEDNPFQRHRHPETSADEEGRETGATGEDRVRGHGANRLAGPRGTATGVPGPRSAARQDSAEESRG
- a CDS encoding MerR family transcriptional regulator, which translates into the protein MMDALSPGATARLLGIAPTTLRSWDRRYGVGPRERSPGGHRRYSPTDVARLRELCRLVGEGMPAAEAARQVLTARTAAPPMLPEPRSEVRAAALGTASPTLQGLTRAAMRMDSDLVESLLQKAVARYGTVLAWEDLAMPLLYGMGRKWEETQRHIEVEHLLSWCVSSVLRRVPGPTPLSGGRDRPVVLACVPHEMHSLPVEALAAALREAGLAHRVLGPCTPTEATVRAVRRVGPRAVVLWCHTSSAHDSETLVTTARSTVSAPERTALYTAGPGWREAGSSLRFADGHLGSLSEAVSVLSAVRD
- a CDS encoding lycopene cyclase family protein; amino-acid sequence: MADYDVVIIGAGAAGLTLADRMGEVNQRRESPLRVALVEPPRGPHTPPPRTWCFWEPDGGPWDRLLAARWEDLSVVGPDGAEYRSSAAPYVYKMLRSADVQAHVRATADEHVEQRELYVQRVADGTDHATLTALGPDGGRVDLTARWVFDSRPPSPVPAGRTHLLQHFRGWFVRTAEDSFDPAAAVLMDLRPPQPRHGVAFGYVLPLSTREALVEYTEFGRTALTTPEYDLALKDYCDRAGLPEVEVTATEQGRIPMTDARFATRAGRRLFRVGTAGGATRPSTGYTFSGVGRQAAAIAEALVHDRVPVPPVPHRPRHLAMDAVMLRALDSGRVSGADFFTRLFSANRFGDVLAFLDGESGLARELAMGCSTPVAAMALSTADHLWYSLSSRFSP